ACGTTTTCCCCATCGAAAATTTTTGCGTTGATGATGGCGATAGGACGGCCTTCGTCGTAAACCTGTTTCTTTTTACAATCGGCAAAAACTATCAGAATGATCGCCATTGTCAAAGTATGCAGAACGACCTTGGATACGATCCCGGATTTATTTCCAACGCTTTTTTGACTCATCCTCTTCTCCTTTGCGGAAGTGCGCCGCAATACTACGTAAAACATATACTACGTTAAACGTAGTATATGTTTTACGTAGTATATGAAAAACAAATCCGAGGTCAAGCTGCAAAAGGACGTTAAAATCAAAAACTGCGTTGCACGAACCAATAGGCTCCCAACGCGGAAAGCAGGAATAAAAGGAGCAAGGGCGCTAGTTTTGCATATCGCGGATCGATTTTTGGGAACAAGGTTTTTCTCAAACAAAAACCGATCAGCAACGCCGAAAGAACCAGAAGAAGCTGACCGATCTCGACTCCAAGGTTAAAACCGAAAAGCGGCTCGATCAGCCGATCCTTCTCCAATCCGGTTTCCAATAAGAATCCGGCAAATCCGAATCCGTGAATCATTCCAAAAACGACCGTTGCGATTCCGAGATAAAAACCTCTCCTCTTCTTTTGGGTCAGATACGGATTGAGTGAAAGATAAGAAATCGTAAAAATCGACATGCCGAGATACGCGAAAAGAATATGCGTCGCCTGTTTGTTCAAAAGCCAAGCGAGAAAACCGACCGTCGAAGGAAGAAGCGCGACTAAGATCGAAATGGAATTCGACGTTCTGGAACGTACGTATTCCGCGGAGATGATCAAGATGGTGAGTCCGATAAAGGCTTCGATTCCGTTCGTATCCGGTTTGATTTTTCCTAAGACCGCGATCGAAAGAGTAAGACTATGCCCGATTGTAAATCCTGTGACTGAGATCAGAATTTCCCTCCATCTCGTTGCGCTTAACAATAATGCTAAGAGAAATGCGATATGATCGATTCCCGTTCCGATATGTTCGATCCCGGCGACAACGAACGAGAAAAATCCCGAGCCGGAACGGGAAGTCGTTTCCGATTCTTGTCGAAAATCCCATTCTACGCTTTTGGATTGAAATAATTTTTCCGCGAGATTCTCCCCTTCAAAACTCAATCTCGCGTAGTGAAGATGCGAGGGAGAATATTCGAATAAACCGGTGTAAACCATTCTACTCGGAGAAGAATTGCGACAATCAAAACGGATCTCCAATCGGACAAAGGAAGAATTGGATCGCAACTTCCGAGGCGGAGAAGAGAGTTCGCACTGCGTTTGATCGGTATAAAACTCGATATGGTTTCGAACGTATTTCGCAAAACGATCCGCCAAAGATTCGGATTCTTTTTTGTTAAAAGGAATTCGTGTCGCTTCCTGAGTCGGCAAGGTGATGACGCCCGTGATCGAACCGGAATTCACTTTCCAAACGGAAAAAGATTCGCTTCGATTGTGAGAATTAACTTCCGTGAAAGCGACAAAGAAAAAGAGAACACAGATCCAAACCTTCATCGAAGACCTTTCAATCCTTGAGATCGCCGATCGTAACTTTCGACTTGGATCGCAACCAATCCAAATATTCTCTCAAAGCCTCGTTTCCTTTTTCTTGAATATAAGAAGTTTCTACTTCGTTTTTGATCGCGGAAAACGCGGGAACGAACCCCGGTTCTATGGCGAGAATCTTAAGAACCAAATATCTTCCGCCGGATAAGATCGGCTCGGAAACTTCGCCCGCTTTCAATCGAATTAAGACCTCCACGCCGTCCGATCCCAAGTAGTCCAAGAGTTTTCGCAAAGGCAAAAAATCGCCTGGAACATCGGCAACCCTGGAAGCGGAGGAAACCGATCCGCCGTCCCGTATCGCCTTCGACAATTGTTTCGCGGCGTCTTCGTTCGATTCCGCATAAACAAGAATCTTATATCTCGAAGAGTTTAAGAACTTATCCTGATTGGAAAG
This genomic stretch from Leptospira kmetyi serovar Malaysia str. Bejo-Iso9 harbors:
- a CDS encoding peptidylprolyl isomerase — encoded protein: MFFEKWKEGKPEYFLGAGAVLGFVLAAIGLIYPEREILLSDAIAEVNGNQIQKDEYYRALSGYASDTKSPIDEEVKKRVLNRLIDEELLVQRGLELGYANEDRSIRSKIVSTVIQSILSEQVSKKPNELELRIYFLSNQDKFLNSSRYKILVYAESNEDAAKQLSKAIRDGGSVSSASRVADVPGDFLPLRKLLDYLGSDGVEVLIRLKAGEVSEPILSGGRYLVLKILAIEPGFVPAFSAIKNEVETSYIQEKGNEALREYLDWLRSKSKVTIGDLKD
- a CDS encoding HupE/UreJ family protein produces the protein MKVWICVLFFFVAFTEVNSHNRSESFSVWKVNSGSITGVITLPTQEATRIPFNKKESESLADRFAKYVRNHIEFYTDQTQCELSSPPRKLRSNSSFVRLEIRFDCRNSSPSRMVYTGLFEYSPSHLHYARLSFEGENLAEKLFQSKSVEWDFRQESETTSRSGSGFFSFVVAGIEHIGTGIDHIAFLLALLLSATRWREILISVTGFTIGHSLTLSIAVLGKIKPDTNGIEAFIGLTILIISAEYVRSRTSNSISILVALLPSTVGFLAWLLNKQATHILFAYLGMSIFTISYLSLNPYLTQKKRRGFYLGIATVVFGMIHGFGFAGFLLETGLEKDRLIEPLFGFNLGVEIGQLLLVLSALLIGFCLRKTLFPKIDPRYAKLAPLLLLFLLSALGAYWFVQRSF